From Halomicrobium salinisoli, the proteins below share one genomic window:
- a CDS encoding class I SAM-dependent methyltransferase has protein sequence MTEREDVKKLVERHWNGRAETFDDEAHHGIHGEDQHERWLSVLDRWTGEAPQRVLDVGCGTGVISLLLAGLGHDVTGVDVAPAMLEQARDKAHRAGLSVEFQRGDAEVLAVRDDAVDLVTARHLLWTLPDPETALREWQRVAGPGGRILLIEGFWDHPEPWDEYEEVHGDLPLYDGRPPGELREVLEKAGLRDVEHEPLDDPVLWGREPRHEYYAIAGTVPR, from the coding sequence GTGACCGAACGCGAGGACGTCAAGAAACTCGTCGAGCGCCACTGGAACGGCCGCGCGGAGACGTTCGACGACGAAGCCCACCACGGCATCCACGGCGAGGACCAGCACGAGCGGTGGCTGTCAGTCCTCGACAGGTGGACGGGCGAGGCGCCGCAGCGGGTCCTTGACGTCGGGTGCGGGACGGGCGTCATCTCGCTCCTGCTGGCGGGCCTCGGCCACGACGTGACGGGCGTCGACGTCGCCCCGGCGATGCTCGAGCAGGCCCGGGACAAGGCGCACCGCGCCGGCCTGTCGGTCGAGTTCCAGCGCGGCGACGCCGAGGTGCTCGCGGTCCGGGACGACGCGGTGGACCTGGTGACGGCGCGGCACCTCCTCTGGACGCTCCCGGACCCGGAGACGGCGCTGCGGGAGTGGCAGCGCGTCGCCGGCCCGGGCGGTCGAATCCTCCTGATCGAGGGGTTCTGGGACCACCCCGAGCCCTGGGACGAGTACGAGGAGGTCCACGGCGACCTGCCGCTGTACGACGGCCGCCCGCCCGGGGAGCTACGCGAGGTCCTCGAAAAGGCGGGGCTCCGGGACGTCGAACACGAACCGCTGGACGATCCGGTGCTGTGGGGGCGGGAGCCGCGCCACGAGTACTACGCGATCGCGGGGACCGTCCCGCGCTGA
- a CDS encoding phosphatidylserine decarboxylase: MRFARGSLRWAAIPALAALAALVLWLVPAVPVPWQSSAVFGAATLGVLVFHRDPDRETPPAGVVAPADGRVAVIREEDDGRLRLGIYMRGRDVHVNRAPMDGVVEAVEHEPGANKLAFRKESERNERLRFSFREDASEASGLGTSERGAKRPVSSEADRGEASDRASGSERSERTASWEAEQIAGAFARRTYSYVEPGEDVERGQRIGHISFSSRFDLVFPPEYDREDLAIDLGHRVYAGETVVARARADVREATLGAAAERVAAPSA, from the coding sequence ATGCGATTCGCACGCGGAAGCCTCCGCTGGGCCGCGATACCCGCTCTGGCGGCCCTCGCGGCGCTGGTGCTCTGGCTGGTCCCCGCCGTCCCGGTCCCCTGGCAGTCGAGCGCCGTCTTCGGCGCCGCTACCCTCGGCGTCCTCGTCTTCCACCGGGACCCCGACCGCGAGACGCCGCCCGCGGGCGTGGTCGCGCCGGCCGACGGCCGCGTGGCCGTGATCCGGGAGGAGGACGACGGCCGACTCCGCCTCGGTATCTACATGCGCGGCCGGGACGTCCACGTCAACCGGGCGCCGATGGACGGCGTCGTCGAGGCGGTCGAGCACGAGCCCGGCGCGAACAAGCTGGCCTTCCGCAAGGAGTCCGAGCGAAACGAGCGGCTCCGCTTTTCGTTCCGCGAGGACGCGAGCGAAGCGAGCGGCCTCGGAACGAGCGAACGGGGAGCGAAGCGACCCGTGAGCAGCGAGGCCGACCGCGGGGAGGCCTCGGACAGAGCGAGCGGGAGTGAGCGAAGCGAACGAACCGCGAGCTGGGAGGCCGAACAGATCGCCGGCGCCTTCGCTCGCCGGACCTACTCCTACGTCGAGCCGGGCGAGGACGTCGAGCGCGGCCAGCGCATCGGCCACATCTCCTTCAGCAGCCGGTTCGACCTCGTCTTCCCGCCAGAGTACGACCGCGAGGACCTGGCGATCGATCTGGGCCACCGGGTCTACGCCGGCGAGACCGTCGTCGCCCGGGCCCGCGCGGACGTCCGCGAGGCGACGCTGGGGGCAGCGGCCGAGCGGGTGGCCGCGCCGTCTGCCTGA
- a CDS encoding DUF2270 domain-containing protein translates to MVDDSSGLGSVVAHLYRGEVDRAVNWRGRLDSTTNWAVTIIGAILAYAFSSDEVAHSIILVAMVIGTVFLWIEARRFQHYDIWRSRVRSMQENLFAEALDPSQGVEQRDWRRQLSEDYRRPATKMPLHSALAHRLRRVYLPLLLGLLLVWLFRLHGADGPLVPAASVSGTPGWVVVAAVGVAYAALLALALVPDADAPTETDGDLDRGDLDHD, encoded by the coding sequence ATGGTCGACGACAGCTCGGGCCTCGGATCGGTCGTCGCCCACCTCTACCGCGGCGAGGTGGACCGCGCGGTCAACTGGCGGGGTCGGCTCGACTCGACGACCAACTGGGCGGTGACGATCATCGGCGCCATCCTGGCCTACGCCTTCTCCAGCGACGAGGTCGCCCACTCGATCATCCTCGTGGCGATGGTCATCGGGACCGTCTTCCTGTGGATCGAGGCGCGGCGGTTCCAGCACTACGACATCTGGCGCTCGCGGGTGCGCTCCATGCAGGAGAACCTGTTCGCCGAGGCGCTGGACCCGTCACAGGGCGTCGAGCAGCGCGACTGGCGCCGCCAGCTCAGCGAGGACTACCGGCGGCCGGCGACGAAGATGCCGCTGCACAGCGCGCTCGCCCACCGGCTCCGGCGGGTGTACCTGCCGCTCCTGCTCGGGCTCCTGCTCGTGTGGCTGTTCCGCCTGCACGGCGCCGACGGCCCGCTCGTCCCCGCGGCCAGTGTCAGCGGGACGCCCGGCTGGGTCGTCGTGGCCGCGGTCGGCGTCGCCTACGCCGCCCTCCTGGCGCTGGCGCTCGTGCCGGACGCCGACGCCCCGACCGAGACCGACGGCGACCTCGACCGCGGCGACCTCGACCACGACTGA
- a CDS encoding NifU family protein yields MSTETDDGGDDLRERITNFLRRNFPQIQMHGGSAAIQDLDREEGSVTIQLGGACSGCGISPMTIQAIKTRMTKEIPEIDTVHANTGMEGSEGMAGGAGGMSPSMPSDSRGGSIGDDDDEGPEAPF; encoded by the coding sequence ATGAGCACCGAGACCGACGACGGCGGCGACGACCTGCGCGAGCGGATCACGAACTTCCTGCGCCGGAACTTCCCGCAGATCCAGATGCACGGCGGCAGCGCGGCGATTCAGGACCTCGACCGCGAGGAGGGCTCCGTCACGATCCAGCTGGGCGGCGCGTGTTCCGGCTGTGGCATCTCGCCGATGACGATCCAGGCGATCAAGACCCGCATGACCAAGGAGATCCCGGAGATCGACACCGTCCACGCCAACACCGGCATGGAGGGCTCCGAGGGGATGGCCGGCGGCGCCGGCGGCATGAGCCCGTCGATGCCCAGCGACTCCCGCGGCGGCTCCATCGGCGACGACGACGACGAAGGCCCCGAAGCCCCCTTCTAA
- a CDS encoding pyridoxal-phosphate-dependent aminotransferase family protein, whose amino-acid sequence MTEKREYTGDYPDKTLYIPGPTEVREDVIEEMSQPMFGHRMDRMTDLYTTIVEDTKDFLGTDNEVIVLTASGTEFWEASTLNLVDENILVPTCGSFSERHANVAERLGKNVDRLEYDWGEAIKPEDIRAELEESDTHYDVVATVMNESSTGVRNPIEEIGDVVAEYPDTYFVVDAVSALGGDYVDIDEHGIDVIFASTQKAFAMPPGLAVCVVSDEAYERELEKDSASWYGGFQRTLDYYDRKGQTHSTPAIPIMLAYRKQMKHMLEEGHEGRDERHREMAEYTREWAREHFDMFPEEGYESQTVSCIENTQGIDVAETIEAVSEEYDFVFSNGYGSELGEKTFRIGHMGEHDLESIKALTDAIEDVAGL is encoded by the coding sequence GTGACAGAGAAACGCGAGTACACGGGCGACTATCCCGACAAGACGCTGTACATCCCGGGTCCGACCGAGGTGCGCGAGGACGTCATCGAGGAGATGAGCCAGCCGATGTTCGGCCACCGGATGGACCGGATGACGGACCTCTACACGACCATCGTCGAGGACACGAAGGACTTTCTCGGCACCGACAACGAGGTCATCGTCCTCACGGCGTCGGGCACGGAGTTCTGGGAGGCCTCGACGCTCAACCTCGTCGACGAGAACATCCTCGTGCCGACCTGCGGGAGCTTCAGCGAGCGCCACGCGAACGTCGCCGAGCGCCTCGGGAAGAACGTCGACCGCCTCGAGTACGACTGGGGCGAGGCGATCAAGCCCGAGGACATCCGCGCCGAGCTCGAGGAGAGCGACACGCACTACGACGTCGTCGCGACCGTCATGAACGAGTCCTCGACCGGCGTCCGCAACCCCATCGAGGAGATCGGCGACGTCGTCGCGGAGTACCCGGACACGTACTTCGTCGTCGACGCCGTCTCCGCGCTGGGCGGCGACTACGTCGACATCGACGAACACGGGATCGACGTGATCTTCGCGTCCACGCAGAAGGCCTTCGCGATGCCGCCGGGACTGGCCGTCTGCGTCGTCAGCGACGAGGCCTACGAACGCGAACTCGAGAAGGACTCCGCCTCGTGGTACGGCGGCTTCCAGCGCACGCTGGACTACTACGACCGGAAGGGCCAGACCCACTCCACGCCGGCCATCCCGATCATGCTGGCCTACCGCAAGCAGATGAAGCACATGCTCGAGGAGGGCCACGAGGGCCGCGACGAGCGCCACCGCGAGATGGCCGAGTACACCCGCGAGTGGGCCCGCGAGCACTTCGACATGTTCCCCGAGGAGGGCTACGAGTCCCAGACGGTGTCCTGCATCGAGAACACGCAGGGCATCGACGTCGCCGAGACCATCGAGGCCGTCTCCGAGGAGTACGACTTCGTCTTCTCGAACGGCTACGGGTCGGAGCTCGGCGAGAAGACGTTCCGCATCGGCCACATGGGCGAGCACGACCTCGAGTCGATCAAGGCGCTGACCGACGCGATCGAGGACGTCGCGGGGCTGTAG
- a CDS encoding DUF7519 family protein — translation MTDLDAADDARPTRASTAVAAAVAVAAAAALVLQAGVATPAALGATGAVLMALLVRAAADQRRAAGSAVASLLVLPVGAGIAAATAGTLLVLSGTLFPVPSAEQLPGTVVRMVAQAMVVVGGVTAVFGAGLTAVGRPQRADVERAAGAALATTLVPLGLGLVGVVTGLLALAAESGRSADLGGGLAGAVGGFSEAVLYPSPVRPHLATFLALVGAATYLGAKAVAALPVTELVADRETAASVERGQRRLAEVGLAALAPVPVVGLFEFALGAEGLASLLPAVAFDGLTVLTTLRGLRSLALWTALAALVVLAGVAALRRAARTPGERVGDVLAPLVVGTAATLVAAAVAGPAVDGAVQWVAGTLPGAIGEQFDLIAGRLVEAIGARAIALAAVGVTGLATGVVLTGLWLVMSLGYVDDRTAGVTVASGTLFAAAAFAGVLSVDPLVVLGALVAAVVVWDVGEFGATLGAEVGRHADTRRTELVHAGGTLAVGGAGAGVALLLADAGVDAAAVSGGTVALGLLVGLAGLLSLVVALR, via the coding sequence GTGACCGACCTCGACGCGGCGGACGACGCGCGGCCGACCCGGGCGAGCACGGCCGTCGCGGCGGCCGTCGCCGTCGCGGCCGCGGCGGCGCTGGTCCTGCAGGCGGGCGTCGCGACGCCGGCCGCGCTCGGGGCCACCGGAGCGGTCCTGATGGCCCTGCTCGTCCGGGCCGCGGCCGACCAGCGCCGGGCGGCGGGATCGGCCGTCGCCTCGCTGCTGGTGCTCCCAGTCGGCGCCGGCATCGCCGCGGCGACGGCCGGGACGCTGCTGGTGCTCTCGGGGACGCTGTTCCCGGTCCCCTCGGCGGAACAGCTCCCGGGCACGGTCGTGCGGATGGTGGCCCAGGCGATGGTCGTCGTCGGGGGCGTGACGGCCGTGTTCGGCGCCGGACTGACTGCGGTCGGCCGGCCGCAGCGGGCCGACGTCGAACGGGCCGCGGGCGCGGCCCTGGCGACGACGCTCGTCCCGCTCGGACTGGGCCTGGTCGGCGTCGTCACCGGACTGCTCGCGCTCGCTGCCGAGTCCGGCCGGAGCGCCGACCTCGGCGGCGGTCTCGCCGGCGCTGTGGGCGGATTCTCCGAGGCAGTGCTGTACCCGTCTCCCGTCCGGCCGCACCTCGCTACCTTCCTCGCGCTGGTCGGTGCGGCGACGTACCTGGGCGCGAAGGCCGTCGCCGCGCTGCCGGTCACCGAACTCGTCGCCGACCGGGAGACGGCCGCGTCGGTCGAGCGCGGCCAGCGGCGCCTGGCCGAGGTCGGACTGGCCGCGCTGGCGCCCGTCCCCGTCGTCGGCCTGTTCGAGTTCGCGCTGGGAGCGGAGGGGCTGGCCTCGCTGCTGCCCGCCGTCGCGTTCGACGGGCTGACGGTCCTCACGACCCTCCGCGGGCTCCGCTCGCTGGCGCTGTGGACGGCGCTGGCCGCGCTGGTCGTCCTCGCCGGCGTGGCCGCTCTCCGACGGGCCGCGCGGACGCCGGGCGAGCGCGTCGGTGACGTCCTCGCGCCGCTGGTCGTCGGAACCGCGGCGACGCTGGTCGCGGCCGCGGTCGCCGGCCCCGCCGTCGACGGCGCCGTCCAGTGGGTCGCCGGGACCCTCCCGGGGGCCATCGGCGAGCAGTTCGACCTGATCGCCGGACGGCTGGTCGAGGCCATCGGCGCGCGCGCCATCGCGCTCGCCGCGGTCGGAGTCACGGGGCTGGCGACCGGCGTCGTGCTGACCGGACTCTGGCTCGTGATGTCCCTCGGCTACGTCGACGACCGCACCGCGGGCGTCACCGTCGCCAGCGGCACCCTCTTCGCCGCCGCGGCCTTCGCCGGCGTCCTCTCGGTCGACCCGCTCGTCGTCCTCGGCGCGCTGGTCGCCGCCGTCGTCGTCTGGGACGTCGGCGAGTTCGGCGCCACGCTCGGCGCGGAGGTCGGCCGGCACGCGGACACCCGCCGGACGGAACTGGTCCACGCCGGCGGCACGCTCGCCGTCGGCGGGGCCGGCGCCGGGGTCGCTCTCCTCCTCGCCGACGCCGGCGTCGACGCGGCCGCCGTCTCCGGCGGTACGGTCGCGCTGGGGCTGCTGGTCGGCCTCGCCGGTCTCCTGTCGCTCGTCGTGGCGCTCCGGTAA
- the ligA gene encoding NAD-dependent DNA ligase LigA, which yields MTAVDDPELRDNPYVEDPPTEFGPVEELSEDEAGEQAERLREAVRYHDHRYYVENDPVIGDRAYDALFSRLWDLEDAFDLNRSGSPTQRVGGEPLDELGEVEHVASMLSIDQGGEESEVREFDRRVREGVGDVEYFCEPKFDGLSVEVVYEDGVYQRAATRGDGEVGEDVTENVRTIASVPERLRGDYPDFLAVRGEVYMPRDAFNEFNRERVEAGDDAFANPRNAAAGTLRQLDPSVTAERPLAVFFFGVLDSSTEFESHTEIHEKLPQWGLRVTERIETVPDIDAAIDYRDRQLAARDDLNYEIDGVVIKVDDRDVCEELGWTARAPRWAFAYKFPARKERTTLRNIAVQVGRTGRLTPVALLDPVEVGGVTVSRASLHNPAQIEELGVNRGDEVRIKRAGDVIPDVVEVVEKNAEGTYEFPEECPVCGSPVERDGPMAFCSGGLSCPAQRERAIRHYASRDALDIEGLGEKAVEQLLAADLIESPADLYELTVDDLADLEGWGETSARNLVRALEETREPPLPDFLTALGIHDVGSVVARNLAFEFGDFESILTAAGADDLAAKVGDGGSTETVDGKTATLSAFVDDGEDEDDESEDESGDVVDNRDDEAAAEDAEAARERFRAVEDVGPEVADSIVEFFVSEGNREVLAALLDHVHPQPVEETGGDELAGETFVFTGSLDGYTRSEAQELVERHGGSATGSVSSNTDYLVVGDNPGQTKRDDAEAEDVDIVDEGEFEALLEKRDVL from the coding sequence ATGACCGCCGTCGACGACCCCGAACTCCGCGACAACCCCTACGTCGAGGACCCGCCGACGGAGTTCGGCCCCGTCGAGGAACTGAGCGAGGACGAGGCCGGAGAGCAGGCCGAGCGACTCCGCGAGGCCGTCCGGTACCACGACCACCGCTACTACGTCGAGAACGACCCCGTGATCGGCGACCGGGCGTACGACGCGCTCTTCTCCCGCCTGTGGGACCTGGAGGACGCCTTCGACCTGAACCGGTCGGGCAGCCCGACCCAGCGGGTGGGCGGCGAACCGCTGGACGAACTCGGCGAGGTCGAGCACGTCGCGTCGATGCTCTCCATCGACCAGGGCGGCGAGGAGAGCGAGGTCCGCGAGTTCGACCGCCGGGTCCGCGAGGGCGTCGGCGACGTCGAGTACTTCTGCGAGCCGAAGTTCGACGGCCTCTCCGTGGAGGTCGTCTACGAGGACGGGGTCTACCAGCGCGCGGCCACGCGGGGCGACGGCGAGGTCGGCGAGGACGTCACCGAGAACGTCCGCACCATCGCCAGCGTCCCCGAGCGCCTGCGCGGGGACTACCCCGACTTCCTCGCGGTCCGCGGCGAGGTGTACATGCCGCGGGACGCGTTCAACGAGTTCAACCGCGAGCGCGTCGAGGCCGGCGACGACGCCTTCGCCAACCCCCGCAACGCCGCCGCCGGGACGCTCCGCCAGCTCGACCCCTCGGTCACCGCCGAGCGGCCGCTGGCGGTCTTCTTCTTCGGCGTGCTCGATTCGTCGACCGAGTTCGAGAGCCACACCGAGATCCACGAGAAGCTTCCCCAGTGGGGACTCCGGGTCACCGAGCGCATCGAGACGGTCCCGGACATCGACGCCGCGATCGACTACCGCGACCGCCAGCTCGCGGCCCGCGACGACCTGAACTACGAGATCGACGGCGTCGTCATCAAGGTCGACGACCGCGACGTCTGCGAGGAGCTGGGCTGGACCGCCCGCGCGCCGCGGTGGGCCTTCGCGTACAAGTTTCCCGCGCGCAAGGAGCGCACCACGCTGCGGAACATCGCCGTCCAGGTCGGTCGGACCGGCCGCCTGACGCCCGTCGCCCTGCTCGACCCCGTCGAGGTCGGCGGCGTCACGGTCTCGCGGGCCTCGCTGCACAATCCCGCGCAGATCGAGGAGCTGGGGGTGAACCGCGGCGACGAGGTCCGCATCAAGCGCGCCGGCGACGTCATCCCCGACGTGGTCGAGGTCGTCGAGAAGAACGCCGAAGGCACCTACGAGTTTCCCGAGGAGTGTCCCGTCTGCGGCAGCCCCGTCGAGCGCGACGGCCCCATGGCCTTCTGCTCGGGCGGCCTCTCCTGTCCGGCCCAGCGCGAGCGGGCGATCCGACATTACGCCAGCCGCGACGCGCTGGACATCGAGGGCCTCGGCGAGAAGGCCGTCGAGCAGCTACTGGCGGCGGACCTGATCGAGTCGCCCGCGGACCTCTACGAGCTGACTGTCGACGACCTGGCCGACCTTGAGGGGTGGGGCGAGACCAGCGCCCGCAACCTCGTCCGGGCGCTCGAGGAGACCCGGGAGCCGCCGCTGCCCGACTTCCTGACCGCGCTGGGCATCCACGACGTCGGCTCCGTCGTCGCCCGGAACCTCGCCTTCGAGTTCGGCGACTTCGAGTCGATCCTGACGGCCGCCGGCGCGGACGACCTCGCGGCGAAGGTCGGCGACGGCGGATCGACCGAAACTGTCGACGGTAAAACCGCGACGCTGTCCGCGTTCGTGGACGACGGTGAGGACGAGGACGACGAGAGCGAGGACGAGAGCGGTGATGTCGTCGACAACCGTGACGACGAAGCGGCCGCGGAGGACGCCGAGGCGGCCCGCGAGCGGTTCCGCGCCGTCGAGGACGTCGGCCCGGAGGTGGCCGACTCCATCGTCGAGTTCTTCGTGAGCGAGGGCAACCGCGAGGTGCTCGCGGCCCTGCTGGACCACGTCCACCCCCAGCCCGTCGAGGAGACCGGCGGCGACGAACTCGCCGGCGAGACGTTCGTGTTCACGGGCTCGCTGGACGGCTACACCCGCAGTGAGGCCCAGGAACTGGTCGAACGCCACGGCGGCTCGGCCACCGGCAGCGTCTCCAGCAACACCGATTACCTCGTCGTCGGCGACAACCCCGGCCAGACGAAGCGGGACGACGCCGAGGCCGAGGACGTGGACATCGTCGACGAGGGCGAGTTCGAGGCGCTGCTGGAGAAGCGCGACGTCCTGTAG
- a CDS encoding DUF5783 family protein, which translates to MAEFDPEKFEDKYQHYFTELQKAYKQAFEVMNDQYDSELIHAIDQQILNESEPVYEGDGEFGIDLPEDPTERVTAIIVDDEKLSTVLDRYVDELERQHRLIFGFEE; encoded by the coding sequence ATGGCCGAGTTCGACCCGGAGAAGTTCGAGGACAAGTACCAGCACTACTTCACGGAGCTCCAGAAGGCCTACAAGCAGGCCTTCGAGGTGATGAACGACCAGTACGACTCGGAGCTGATCCACGCCATCGACCAGCAGATCCTCAACGAGTCCGAGCCGGTCTACGAGGGCGACGGCGAGTTCGGCATCGACCTGCCCGAGGATCCGACCGAGCGCGTGACGGCGATCATCGTCGACGACGAGAAGCTGTCGACCGTGCTCGACCGGTACGTCGACGAGCTGGAGCGCCAGCACCGGCTGATCTTCGGCTTCGAGGAGTAG
- a CDS encoding AAA family ATPase: MDHETAAEACDEILDAVGSAVIADDEFLEAVLTGILARGHVLLEDVPGTGKTLTARSFADALDLSFRRIQFTPDLLPADITGSNVYDEGAGTFEFAPGPIFANVVLADEINRAPPKTQAALLEAMGEGQVTVDGETHELPEPFFVIATQNPVEQEGTFGLPEAQRDRFVVKTAMGYPDFEGERELIDRRADRTAQAPGVTTVVEGDRIADLQRVAESVRVDGKVRDYVVELGRATRRDERVDVGVSPRGVQRLFEAARARAVIEGRDYVVPEDVVGVAEDVFAHRLVLTADASVREVDPADVVADVLDRVEVPAVSP, translated from the coding sequence ATGGATCACGAGACGGCCGCCGAGGCGTGCGACGAGATCCTCGACGCGGTCGGGAGCGCGGTCATCGCCGACGACGAGTTCCTCGAAGCCGTCCTCACCGGGATTCTCGCCCGCGGGCACGTCCTGCTGGAGGACGTCCCCGGTACGGGGAAGACGCTGACGGCCCGGAGCTTCGCCGACGCGCTGGACCTCTCCTTCCGGCGGATCCAGTTCACGCCGGACCTGCTGCCCGCGGACATCACGGGCTCGAACGTCTACGACGAGGGGGCGGGGACCTTCGAGTTCGCGCCGGGACCGATCTTCGCGAACGTCGTCCTCGCCGACGAGATCAACCGCGCGCCGCCGAAGACCCAGGCCGCCCTGCTGGAGGCGATGGGCGAGGGCCAGGTCACCGTCGACGGCGAGACCCACGAGCTACCCGAGCCGTTCTTCGTCATCGCGACGCAGAATCCCGTCGAGCAGGAGGGCACCTTCGGGCTGCCGGAGGCCCAGCGCGACCGCTTCGTCGTCAAGACCGCGATGGGCTACCCCGACTTCGAGGGCGAGCGGGAGCTGATCGACCGGCGGGCCGACCGCACCGCGCAGGCGCCCGGCGTGACCACCGTCGTCGAGGGCGACCGCATCGCCGACCTCCAGCGGGTCGCCGAGTCGGTCCGCGTCGACGGCAAGGTCCGGGACTACGTGGTCGAACTCGGGCGAGCGACCCGGCGGGACGAGCGCGTCGACGTGGGCGTCTCGCCCCGGGGCGTCCAGCGGCTGTTCGAGGCCGCCCGCGCCCGCGCCGTGATCGAGGGCCGGGACTACGTCGTCCCGGAGGACGTCGTCGGCGTCGCGGAGGACGTGTTCGCCCACCGCCTCGTCCTCACGGCCGACGCCAGCGTCCGCGAGGTCGACCCCGCCGACGTGGTCGCCGACGTGCTCGACCGCGTCGAGGTGCCCGCCGTCTCGCCCTGA
- a CDS encoding single-stranded-DNA-specific exonuclease RecJ gives MGPVPDLDDRARACARRLLDADAVLLASHIDADGLTSAAVAATALERAGLPFETVFKKQLDAEEIASIAAREYDAVLFTDFGSGQLDAISEHVAAGDFEAVIADHHQPAAPEDCHPDAVYETDGYADFEYHCNPLLVGIDGASELSGAGASYVLGRALAEEGGGEAATDGGATAAGDAAGTDGDPRNRDLAGLAVVGAVGDMQATSGELVGANQGIVAEGVEAGVLAEGTDLTLYGKQTRPLPKLLEYATEVPIPGISNDEAGAVRFLESLGLDLKRDGEWRTWADLNDDERQAVASGLVQRAVKRGVPADDIDSLVGTTYTLTAEPVGTELRDASEFSTLLNATARYERADVGLAVCLGDRDGALERARSLLANHRRNLSEGLSLVQERGVTREDNVQWFDAGDAVRETIVGIVAGMALGTDGVDSDRPIIAFASKDDEETKVSARGTGPLVGRGLDLSVVMSEAARAVGGDGGGHDIAAGATVPAGEEATFVEAADDVVARQLD, from the coding sequence ATGGGACCCGTCCCCGACCTCGACGACCGCGCACGGGCGTGCGCCCGCCGGCTGCTCGACGCCGACGCGGTGCTTCTTGCCTCGCACATCGACGCCGACGGCCTGACGAGCGCGGCCGTCGCCGCCACCGCGCTGGAGCGGGCGGGCCTGCCCTTCGAGACGGTCTTCAAGAAGCAACTCGACGCCGAGGAGATCGCCTCCATCGCGGCCCGCGAGTACGACGCCGTCCTGTTCACCGACTTCGGCAGCGGGCAACTGGACGCCATCTCCGAGCACGTCGCCGCGGGCGACTTCGAGGCCGTGATCGCGGACCACCACCAGCCCGCCGCACCTGAGGACTGCCACCCCGACGCCGTCTACGAGACGGACGGCTACGCCGACTTCGAGTACCACTGCAACCCGCTGCTGGTCGGCATCGACGGGGCCTCGGAGCTGTCGGGGGCCGGCGCGAGCTACGTCCTCGGGCGGGCGCTCGCCGAGGAGGGCGGCGGCGAGGCGGCCACAGATGGCGGCGCGACGGCGGCCGGCGACGCCGCGGGGACTGACGGCGACCCCCGGAACCGCGACCTCGCCGGACTGGCCGTCGTCGGCGCCGTCGGCGACATGCAGGCCACCAGCGGCGAACTCGTCGGCGCGAACCAGGGCATCGTCGCGGAGGGCGTCGAAGCGGGCGTCCTCGCGGAGGGGACCGACCTCACGCTCTACGGCAAGCAGACCCGGCCGCTGCCCAAACTGCTCGAGTACGCCACGGAGGTCCCCATCCCGGGCATCTCCAACGACGAGGCCGGCGCCGTCCGCTTTCTGGAGTCGCTGGGCCTCGACCTCAAGCGCGACGGCGAGTGGCGCACCTGGGCGGACCTGAACGACGACGAGCGCCAGGCGGTCGCCAGCGGCCTCGTCCAGCGGGCCGTCAAGCGCGGCGTCCCCGCCGACGACATCGATTCCCTCGTGGGTACCACCTACACGCTGACCGCCGAACCGGTCGGCACCGAACTCCGGGACGCCAGCGAGTTCTCCACCCTGCTGAACGCCACCGCGCGCTACGAGCGGGCCGACGTCGGCCTGGCGGTCTGTCTGGGCGACCGCGACGGCGCGCTGGAGCGGGCCCGGAGCCTGCTGGCCAACCACCGTCGGAACCTCTCGGAGGGCCTGTCGCTCGTTCAGGAGCGGGGGGTCACCCGTGAGGACAACGTCCAGTGGTTCGACGCCGGCGACGCCGTCCGCGAGACCATCGTCGGCATCGTCGCCGGGATGGCGCTGGGCACCGACGGCGTCGACTCGGACAGACCGATCATCGCGTTCGCCAGCAAGGACGACGAGGAGACGAAGGTCTCGGCCCGCGGCACCGGCCCGCTGGTCGGCCGCGGCCTGGACCTCTCGGTCGTGATGAGCGAGGCCGCCCGCGCCGTCGGCGGCGACGGCGGCGGCCACGACATCGCCGCCGGCGCGACCGTCCCCGCGGGCGAGGAAGCGACCTTCGTCGAGGCCGCCGACGACGTCGTCGCCCGGCAGCTGGACTGA